The proteins below come from a single Beutenbergia cavernae DSM 12333 genomic window:
- a CDS encoding DUF885 domain-containing protein encodes MTTAERASTPTDAVAEDYVTTLGRLSPMLRTYVGLPGDQSELDDFSPAGLATQDAERTAVLGRLAGIAAIDEVDTVTQAAMRERLGLEGELYDAGEDLSNLNVISSPLQGIREIFDLMPTDTAEDWATIAARMANVPAAIDGFTESLREGAATGLVAATRQVAACIAQAEELAGDDSFWAQLAERGAQAGDAAALVAGADAARGAYGELATFLRDELAPRAPEADAVGRERYERFSRTFLGAQVDLDETYEWGLEELARIVAEQDAVAAELYGSGTSPEEAMARLDADPARQLHGTDALREWMQTTSDAAVAALADTQFDIPEPVRRLECMIAPTQSGGIYYTGPTNDFSRPGRMWWAVPEGVTEFGTWRERTTVYHEGVPGHHLQIGQTVYRSALLNTWRRQLCWVSGHGEGWALYAERLMADLGFLDDPADRMGMLDGQRLRAARVVLDIGVHLGKPCPSAWGGGTWDAEKAWTFLDANANMAEGFLRFELDRYLGWPGQAPAYKVGQRLWEQIRDDARAVAGDAFDLRAFHRRALDVGSVGLDVLREALSQPTAASPA; translated from the coding sequence GTGACCACAGCAGAACGCGCCAGCACCCCCACCGACGCCGTCGCCGAGGACTACGTCACCACGCTCGGGCGCCTGAGCCCGATGCTGCGGACGTACGTCGGCCTGCCGGGCGACCAGTCGGAGCTCGACGACTTCTCACCGGCCGGGCTCGCCACGCAGGACGCGGAGCGCACCGCCGTCCTCGGGAGGCTCGCCGGCATCGCCGCGATCGACGAGGTCGACACCGTCACGCAGGCGGCCATGCGCGAACGTCTGGGGCTCGAGGGTGAGCTGTACGACGCCGGCGAGGACCTGTCGAACCTCAACGTCATCTCGTCGCCGCTGCAGGGGATCCGCGAGATCTTCGACCTCATGCCCACGGACACGGCCGAGGACTGGGCCACGATCGCCGCCCGCATGGCGAACGTGCCGGCGGCGATCGACGGCTTCACGGAGTCGCTGCGCGAAGGAGCGGCCACCGGGCTCGTCGCGGCGACCCGGCAGGTCGCCGCGTGCATCGCGCAGGCCGAGGAGCTCGCGGGCGACGACAGCTTCTGGGCGCAGCTCGCCGAGCGCGGCGCCCAGGCCGGCGACGCCGCAGCCCTGGTGGCCGGGGCGGACGCAGCGCGCGGCGCGTACGGCGAGCTCGCGACGTTCCTGCGCGACGAGCTCGCGCCCCGCGCGCCCGAGGCGGACGCCGTCGGCCGCGAGCGGTACGAGCGGTTCTCCCGGACGTTCCTCGGCGCGCAGGTCGACCTCGACGAGACGTACGAGTGGGGCCTCGAGGAGCTCGCCCGCATCGTCGCCGAGCAGGACGCAGTCGCCGCCGAGCTGTACGGATCCGGCACCTCACCCGAGGAGGCGATGGCCAGGCTCGACGCCGACCCCGCTCGGCAGCTGCACGGCACCGACGCGCTGCGGGAGTGGATGCAGACCACGTCCGACGCCGCCGTCGCCGCGCTCGCGGACACGCAGTTCGACATCCCCGAACCCGTGCGGCGTCTGGAGTGCATGATCGCGCCGACCCAGTCCGGCGGGATCTACTACACCGGGCCGACGAACGACTTCTCGCGGCCCGGGCGCATGTGGTGGGCGGTGCCCGAGGGCGTCACCGAGTTCGGCACGTGGCGCGAGCGCACGACCGTGTACCACGAGGGCGTTCCCGGCCACCACCTGCAGATCGGCCAGACGGTGTACCGCTCGGCGCTGCTCAACACCTGGCGCCGCCAGCTGTGCTGGGTCAGCGGGCACGGCGAGGGCTGGGCGCTGTACGCGGAGCGGCTGATGGCCGACCTCGGCTTCCTCGACGACCCGGCCGACCGGATGGGCATGCTCGACGGCCAGCGCCTCCGCGCGGCGCGCGTGGTGCTCGACATCGGCGTGCACCTGGGCAAGCCGTGCCCGTCGGCGTGGGGCGGCGGCACGTGGGACGCGGAGAAGGCCTGGACGTTCCTCGACGCCAACGCGAACATGGCCGAGGGCTTCCTGCGGTTCGAGCTCGACCGCTACCTCGGGTGGCCCGGGCAGGCGCCCGCGTACAAGGTCGGCCAGCGCCTCTGGGAGCAGATCCGCGACGACGCCCGAGCCGTCGCCGGGGACGCGTTCGACCTGCGGGCGTTCCACCGCCGCGCGCTCGACGTCGGCTCCGTCGGCCTCGACGTGCTCCGTGAGGCGCTCTCGCAGCCGACGGCGGCCTCCCCCGCGTAG
- a CDS encoding NAD-dependent epimerase/dehydratase family protein, with protein sequence MARFLILGAGPIGATTARTVVDDGHDVTVVTRSGSGPDHPRITRVAMDVATGPLRDVATGHDVVVNALNLPYADWAEGWPPLHAAIIDAAAAAGADLVTVGNLYLYPAGTNPMTERSPIDPPTRKGRIRGRMWHEMLAAQSSGRVRVTEVRASDYVGGQVTGHLTAHAGPRLVDPVLQGRVARVIGDPDAVHTWTAIGDIARAVATIALDDRAWGRAWHVPSAPARSIREVAQDVAAAGGALPARVRRLPRLAMRAAGVVQPQLREVLEMTYQFDAPFVADHAETAATFGLTPTPWETTIDDVARAGLGRLGQGTAAKPAVAKPV encoded by the coding sequence ATGGCACGCTTTCTCATCCTCGGCGCCGGCCCGATCGGCGCGACCACCGCCCGCACCGTCGTCGACGACGGTCACGACGTCACGGTCGTGACCCGATCCGGCTCCGGGCCAGACCACCCGCGGATCACCCGCGTCGCGATGGACGTCGCCACCGGGCCGCTGCGCGACGTCGCGACCGGGCACGACGTCGTCGTCAACGCGCTGAACCTCCCGTACGCCGACTGGGCCGAGGGGTGGCCGCCGCTCCACGCGGCGATCATCGACGCCGCCGCGGCCGCCGGCGCGGACCTCGTGACCGTCGGGAACCTCTACCTGTACCCGGCGGGGACGAACCCGATGACCGAGCGGTCGCCGATCGACCCACCGACCCGCAAGGGGCGGATCCGCGGGCGGATGTGGCACGAGATGCTCGCCGCCCAGTCCTCCGGGCGCGTGCGGGTGACGGAGGTCCGCGCGTCCGACTACGTGGGCGGCCAGGTCACCGGCCACCTGACGGCCCACGCCGGGCCGCGGCTCGTCGACCCCGTGCTGCAGGGCCGCGTCGCGCGCGTGATCGGCGATCCCGACGCCGTGCACACCTGGACGGCGATCGGCGACATCGCCCGCGCCGTCGCGACGATCGCCCTCGACGACCGCGCCTGGGGTCGCGCGTGGCACGTGCCGAGCGCGCCCGCTCGCTCCATCCGCGAGGTCGCGCAGGACGTGGCGGCCGCCGGCGGCGCCCTGCCCGCACGAGTGCGGCGCCTCCCACGGCTCGCGATGCGCGCCGCCGGCGTCGTCCAGCCGCAGCTGCGCGAGGTCCTCGAGATGACGTACCAGTTCGACGCGCCGTTCGTCGCCGACCACGCGGAGACCGCCGCGACGTTCGGGCTGACGCCGACGCCGTGGGAGACGACGATCGACGACGTCGCCCGGGCCGGGCTCGGGCGGCTCGGGCAGGGTACGGCCGCCAAGCCGGCCGTCGCGAAGCCCGTCTGA